In Ammospiza nelsoni isolate bAmmNel1 chromosome 20, bAmmNel1.pri, whole genome shotgun sequence, one DNA window encodes the following:
- the TOR4A gene encoding torsin-4A gives MEEELPCSEVDEKSVLRDLGVEMPCMESNPTGDTSGAEEDAGEVPCAESSTKEEAATEGIVFTEGSVEGETQGSASDGVGDIPGSASDGVGDIPGSASDREEEILGSASGSDREGNIPGSASDREGDIPGSASASDREEDIPGSGSDREGDIPGSASDREEEIPGSGNDGVGDIPGSGCDGVGDIPGSASDREGDISGSGSDREEEILGSASGSDREGNIPASASDREGDIPASASASDREGDIPGSGSDREGDIPGSGSDGVGDIPGSGSDREGDIAVTDSDGEGDIAITDSDREGEMPCDAKEEASCCESDAEEVPDAVIPAAPKKITSISSPLRAFVRLRRRYQGLKKSRLHLELPREKSAEFVHTRLLQKQLSLSRTSLYSPSMAFFNQSGFESSQYFTFDTSVEHYSVKKCRRKKSRRKSRMVLYPDKTKKYLPAEEKSKAKRCLLLLIAIMFFQILNAIENLDDNLQKYDLDGLEKTMHREVFGQKVAVESIVELLKDYLATHVHNKPLVISLNGPTGVGKSHIGWVLAKHFRSVMDNDFVLQYFVMHHCPSGVAPLTCAIDLSKKIADMVTRAEIEEKTPLFILDEVELMSPVLLDTLSRFFEPNQTNEFLNAIYILISNLGGDEITKFITQNASTELLHQQRGAEELLSIIQPVLARVHPLWKAADIIPFVLLEKAHVINCFLEQMRREGLYPDQKHIENLANQLSYYTTGDKQYSSMGCKQVVAKVNLL, from the coding sequence ATGGAGGaagagctgccctgctctgaggtgGATGAAAAAAGTGTCCTGAGGGATCTGGGGGTGGAGATGCCCTGCATGGAGAGCAATCCCACAGGAGACACatctggagcagaggaggatgcaggagaggtgccctgtgctgagagcagcacaaaaGAGGAGGCTGCAACTGAAGGAATTGTCTTCACTGAGGGCAGCGTGGAAGGAGAgacacagggcagtgccagtgaTGGGGTAGGGGAcattcctggcagtgccagtgaTGGGGTAGGGGAcattcctggcagtgccagtgacAGGGAAGAGGAGATTCTTGGCAGTGccagtggcagtgacagggaagggaacattcctggcagtgccagtgacagggaaggggacattcctggcagtgccagtgccagtgACAGGGAAGAGGACATTCctggcagtggcagtgacagggaaggggacattcctggcagtgccagtgacAGGGAAGAGGAGATTCCTGGCAGTGGCAATGATGGGGTAGGGGACATTCCTGGCAGTGGCTGTGATGGGGTAGGGGAcattcctggcagtgccagtgacagggaaggggacatttctggcagtggcagtgacagggaaGAGGAGATTCTTGGCAGTGccagtggcagtgacagggaagggaacattcctgccagtgccagtgacagggaaggggacattcctgccagtgccagtgccagtgACAGGGAAGGGGACATTCCTGGAAGCGGCAGTGACAGGGAAGGGGACATTCCTGGCAGTGGCAGTGATGGGGTAGGGGACATTCctggcagtggcagtgacagggaaGGGGACATTGCCGTCACGGACAGCGATGGGGAAGGGGACATTGCCATCACAGATAGTGACAGGGAAGGGGAAATGCCCTGTGATGCAAAAGAAGAGGCCTCTTGCTGTGAGAGTGACGCAGAGGAAGTGCCAGACGCTGtgatccctgctgctcccaagaAAATCACTTCCATTTCCTCTCCCCTGCGCGCCTTCGTCCGCCTGCGCCGGCGCTACCAGGGCCTGAAGAAAAGCCGGCTGCACTTGGAGCTGCCTCGGGAAAAGTCTGCAGAGTTTGTccacaccaggctgctccagaagcagctgtccctgagcagaACTTCCCTGTACAGCCCTTCCATGGCCTTCTTTAATCAGTCTGGCTTTGAGAGCTCCCAGTACTTCACCTTTGACACGTCTGTGGAACATTACTCGGTGAAAAAGTGCAGGCGGAAAAAGAGCCGGAGGAAATCCAGGATGGTTCTGTACccagataaaacaaaaaaatacctcCCAGCAGAGGAGAAGAGCAAGGCAAAGCGCTGCCTCCTCTTGCTCATTGCCATTATGTTCTTCCAGATTCTCAATGCAATAGAGAACCTGGATGATAACCTCCAAAAATACGACCTGGACGGTTTGGAGAAAACCATGCACCGGGAAGTGTTTGGGCAGAAGGTTGCTGTGGAAAGTATTGTGGAATTACTGAAGGACTACCTGGCCACCCATGTCCACAACAAGCCTCTGGTGATCTCTCTGAACGGCCCCACGGGGGTTGGGAAGAGCCACATTGGCTGGGTGCTGGCCAAGCACTTCCGCTCGGTCATGGACAATGACTTTGTGCTGCAGTACTTTGTGATGCACCACTGCCCCAGCGGGGTGGCTCCCCTCACCTGTGCAATAGACCTGTCCAAGAAGATTGCTGACATGGTTACCAGAGCTGAAATAGAGGAGAAGACTCCGCTGTTTATTCTGGATGAGGTGGAGCTCATGTCCCCCGTCCTGCTGGACACTCTCAGCCGATTCTTTGAACCCAATCAAACCAACGAGTTCCTCAATGCCATCTACATTTTAATCAGCAATCTGGGAGGTGATGAAATCACAAAGTTCATTACCCAGAATGCATCCACTGAGCTCCTGCACCAGCAAAGGGgagctgaagagctgctgaGCATCATCCAGCCAGTGCTGGCCAGGGTGCACCCTCTGTGGAAGGCTGCAGACATCATCCCCTTCGTCCTCCTGGAGAAGGCTCACGTCATAAACTGCTTCCTGGAGCAGATGAGGAGAGAGGGGCTCTATCCCGACCAGAAACACATTGAAAATTTGGCAAATCAGCTCAGTTACTACACTACAGGGGACAAGCAGTACTCCAGCATGGGCTGCAAGCAGGTTGTGGCCAAAGTCAACCTCCTGTAG